In the genome of Oncorhynchus gorbuscha isolate QuinsamMale2020 ecotype Even-year linkage group LG05, OgorEven_v1.0, whole genome shotgun sequence, the window AAAGAACCTTTTATGTGAGGGAAGTGTTCTTGTTTGTTTCCATGGagtcaacacacagacacataagtCCTCTGGCTTTTACTGCTACTTGTTGAACACGGAGGTCTGACTTAGATACGGTGGGGGATGACTTAGATACGGTGGGGGATGACTTAGATACTGTGGGGGATGACTTAGCGGGTTTATTGTCAGCCGACCACTAACTGGGATTAGACTGACCATTACCCATAGAGGCAATGCTACTCTACTATCTAGTGAATTATAATGACAAGACAGTTGTTACCATAAGCATCATCACAACAAATCCAAGAGAGAAATGACTTGTCTTTTGCTTAGAAATGTTAGGATCAGGGATCTGAGCTTTTCCTCTTTTTTCACAATGCCACACACGTTGTATGTAATACATTCCACACATTCTGCACTTAACACCATAACAATGACCGGTACAGGAGATCATCTGAGGACCTCAGTCCATTCATGGCACGTCCCGCTGACTTGTATGctacatcaaatcaaactgtGTTTGTTACAtgtttcgtaaacaacaggtgtagaataacagtgaaatgattacttacagcCCCTCCCAACAATAAAtatagaaaaacatttttttttttaaattgaaaaataacagtagggataaatacacaatgagtaatgataacttggctatatacacagggtaccagtaccgagtggatgtgcaggggtgcgaggtaattgaggtagatatgtccatataggtagggataaagtgactaggcaacaggacagataataaacagcagcagcagcgtacGTGATGAGTTAAGAGTTAGTGCCAAAAGGGTCATGATTAAACCATCAACACTGAACTATCAATCAACTCTTTCCCATTGTACGACCATGAAGAGAATGTGCGTTGTTACTGCTCAAATTACACTGTCAATCAGATGAGACAAGAGTACCAGACCATCTAACACTTGATAGATTGTACATGCCAGTGACTGAGGCACTATAGAGCCACTCAGTGAGAGAATTAGATTAGCCTTGTTCCGTGAGCACCATTTTTCATGGCCAAATGTACAGTAAACCATGTACAGTATCAGGATCACTGAGTCATGACAGGAAGGAAGCTATGTCTGTAACATTAGGTGGTTGCTACTTAAAGTCCCCAGGACATTCACAGTATTAGGCAAGACTGCCTTCTCTTCTTGTGCACCAGATGCATGGAATAATCAACAATCCATGTTTCATCTAGATATCTTACTGCTACTGAATTAATTTAAAATATTGATGGGAGACTCTGTTACGGAGGAGTGTAAATGCTTTTTTATAGGCTGGATCATGTTGTTGATCCCATTGAGACTTtgggtctcaatgggcttttcctggttaaataaaggttaaataaacattttttaaatgacccTCCAGTCCCAGGTACAGAGTACTGTTGATATAGAGGTTAGCACAGTAAAGATACATTTGGGTGAGGATGGCATTGTTAAACACGTATGTGGTGAGTGAAAGAGATATTGGCCAGTTGTGGAAGTCTTATTTAGTCATGTCAGAAAGGGGGTGAGAGTCAGGATGTTGTTGTGTAGAAAACACCAGTCAATTATGCTGgtaacatatttttttttaaacactacaATGTAATTTCAGGAAGCCCCTGGGAGGACATTAAAAGGAGAATGCCCTGTGCCCCATAACCTGGAATCATCTGGGAATTTGGATAAAAGCTGGGAAAGCTGTAGCAATCAGAGGAGCTCACAGTTTGTAAAAGGGGACATAAATCCCATGGCccatctggtctggtctggtctgcccCCTCCACAGACTGACCAGCCCTCTTATGGAGCTTCATTTTCCTTTGTCCAAAACTCCTCCCTTCTGGGAGCAAAGCCACGGTGAGCCCTGGAGCTTTCTCTGCACTTATTAATTCATGTTTGGGAAAACTGTACAGTACTTGTAATACTTAAACAGCTCAACATGGAAACGAAAAAACAGAtatacttaaaaaatatatttatttttggaCAGGAGGTATTGCTCCATGCATTGCATCCGAAATGTGAGAATGCACAGAATGCCATAGATATGTAACACTTGCGAGAGAGTCATTTTTAGTAGAAAATATAAGGTGTATGTCATTATTTATTTGTACCATTTAATTGTCTGTGATATCTGAAGGATCTGCACAGGTTCGTGCTACTGACAGTTAGACAAGTTGAAAGAAGTGTAATGTAGAGAAAGTGACAGTTAGACAAGTTGAAAGAAGTGTAATGTAGAGAAAGTGACAGTTAGACAAGTTGAAAGAAGTGTAATGTAGAGAAAGTGACAGTTAGACAAGTTGAAAGAAGTGTAATGTAGAGAAAGTGACAGTTAGACAAGTTGAAAGAAGTGTAATGTAGAGAAAGTGACAGTTAGACAAGTTGAAAGAAGTGTAATGTAGAGAAAGTGACAGTTAGACAAGTTGAAAGAAGTGTAATGTAGAGAAAGTGACAGTTAGACAAGTTGAACGAAGTGTAATGTAGAGAAAGTGACAGTTAGACAAGTTGAACGAAGTGTAATGTAGAGAAAGTGACAGTTAGACAAGTTGAACGAAGTGTAATGTAGAGAAAGTGACAGTTAGACAAGTTGAACGAAGTGTAATGTAGAGAAAGTGACAGTTAGACAAGTTGAACGAAGTGTAATGTAGAGAAAGTGCCAGTTAGACAAGTTGAACGAAGTGTAATGTAGAGAAAGTGACAGTTAGACAAGTTGAACGAAGTGTAATGTAGAGAAAGTGACAGTTAGACAAGTTGAACGAAGTGATAAATGTAGAGAAAGTGACAGTTAGACAAGTTGAACGAAGTGTAATGTAGAGAAAGTGACAGTTAGACAAGTTGAACGAAGTGTAATGTAGAGAAAGTGACAGTTAGACAAGTTGAACGAAGTGTAATGTAGAGAAAGTGCACAGTGGTAGATCAGTAGATCCTTCTCAAAATAGTTTAAAACCATTATCATTGAAAAACTCTTAGCGAGGCAGATTTAAGCTTTGTTGCATTCATACATTTGCAAGATCATAAACCTGAACATCTAAAGGAAATGCACTCTCATCACGTCCATCTATATGGGACACAAACATGCTAAATCAATGAAGTAGTACGGTCCCCTTATCACACGCTTGAAACATCCCTGCCATCCCCAAATACACAGGAGTAATCCAATCACGTCGATGTTATTTCTTTAGGGCAAAGAACAAGAGCCAATTGTGAAGCTTCAGATCTAAGCACCACATGACGTCGCAGACCAAGAGAATAAACATCACAAACAGAATCACATTGAACCATTCAAGTCACATTTCTGTTATAAATAACTTCAACAATCTTTTGCTTCAAGAAGCTGAAAGGTCCACATACAGTTTGTTTTGTATGGCTGCCTTTGTGTAGAAGCTCGGCTCCACTATTAGAATCCCTGCTGATAGAATGCCTCCATTAGGCCATCTAGATAACATGCGATACATCCGATCCTCAGCTTGTGAGCCTGCCTACCCAGTAATCTACCATTACACTCAGAGCTGACTCCCCAAAAATAAGAGCATCTGAGTAATTTCACACAGAAGGCCAGGTGTTAAGGGATCCTTAGTAGATGTCTGGCACCAATTCTGTATCCATCAGGACACCCCAGAAAGCTTGGTGAAGCAGGTTTTATGTTTATAGAACAGTGATTTGACCTGGACAGGGGAGAGATCCTGCCTGTCCTTTACCTCTTCCATCTCCGGTCCTTTAGGAGACTGCTGGTGGTCCCCATACTGCAGTGGATGACATAAGGGTTGTGTCTGGGTCTGTATGAGAGGCTGTGGCAGAGGGGAGCTCACATTGTGATTGTGGAAACTAATCACAGAAAGAGGGTGGTTGTGAATGGGTGCTGAGGTCAGAACGGCACCTGCAGGTGTGACATGGCTCTCACAGCTACAGGTGTTGTGCTCGGTGTGGAGGTCGAAGCTGAGGCAGTTGGCCTTAACCCTCACTGAGCCACAGACGCTGTTGTGGGTGGAGGTGCGAGTGCTGCCGCCACTCTCAAACAGCTGCCGGCGGTGGAGGCCCAGGAAGTGGCGGCGGATGATCCTCCTGAAGGTGTGACGGAACTCCCGGATGCGGTATGCATAGATGAAGGGGTTGACCACCGAGTTGCCGTGGGAGAGGATGATGGCCACGTATATTATCCAGAGGGGTGGGCGGGCACACTGAGGGCAGAACAGGGTGAAGCAGTTGATGATGTGCAGCGGCAGCCAGCAGATGGCAAACAGGCCCACGATGATGGCCAGCGACTTGGCCGCCTGGACCTCCTTCTGCAGGATGGAATGGGACTTCCCCCCGTGGACAGCTTTCAGTTCTATGAGCTTCAGCTGATGCCGAGCTGCCATGAAGATCTGCAGGTAGATGACCAGCATGAGCAGCAGAGGCATCAGCACACAGGCGAAGAAGTTAAAGTAGACCATGTAGTCCATGACAACCACCTCTTCAAACAGACACTCCATCAGGCCTGGGGAGCAGGTGCTGTTGGGGCGCTCAGTGGACTTGTTCCAGCCCAACATCGGGGTCAGGCCGATGATGATGGACAGCACCCAGCAGACAGCAATGATCCCCTTGGCACGCTGGCCTGTCACCAGGCTATTGTACCTGTGGGAACAAAAAAGATATGGACTCTGTTAGTAAGACACACAATCTCTGGGGGTTTTCCCCTCCTCAATTGGTAGttatagtcttgtcccatcgctgcaactcccctacggactcggaagaggcgaaggtcgagagccatgcgaaACACAAGCCAcgttgcttcttgacacaatactcgattaacccagaagccagccgcaccaatgtatcggaggaaacaccgtcgaGCTGGCGACCGAGGTCAGCTGGCAGGCGcccagcctgccacaaggagtcactagagagcaatgggacaaggaaatcccagcTGGCCAAACCATCtccaaacccggacaacactgggccaattgtgtgccacctcatgggtctcccggttacgtctggctgtgacacagcctgggatcgaacccgggtctgtagtgatgcctcaagccagagaccactgcgccactctggaggcaAACATGCTCTGTTGGCTTGGGGAGCATGAGTTGTCTCTCTGGAGGGTTAGATTCTCCCAGAGGTTAAGGGATAGTGAGTTAAATATTAAACATTATAATAGGCATATCATTCACACACTCTTTCTTTATGGGAAAACATCTCGTTTAAGTAATAAAATAGATGCTTAAAAACAAAATGTTAGCATTTGGAAGGAACGTCTATTTTGagtgtgtctgtcagtcagtgtgAGAGAGCAGCTAAGCTATTTGGCCTATTTCTGCCACATTCTCAAGATGTTAAAGTTCAAAGGTTTAGCTATGAGAGATACAGGAACACAGCCCTAAACTCAGAACAACAAACTATCTTGGATGCAATAAGTCTGCACACACTATCAAAAAAGTGTATAAGTAATTACTGATTATTAATCCATTTTAAGGCATAATGTCATTTATATTTGTTTACATAGGACAATAAACAAGTTGTCTAAACGGCTAACGTTTTTGACATGTGTATAGTTCTGAAGAGGGGTCATGGTCAGTATAAACTCGTAGTCAAAGGAGATTCCACTTATATCTGGATCCACTGAGGAAATCAAAAAAGCTCAAGATTTCAAGTTCATTCAAAAATAGCACGATCCTCTGCTGCTCTATTCTGAAAATAACTATCACATGTTTTAAGATTTACTTCAGAGTTTTTTTGTTGCTATTTGCTACTGGCAAAACTACACAATGTACCTGAAACCCGGGTATGCAAAAATCAATCAATAACCCCATACAACCTCATAGGGTACATTGAAAATCTTTACAAAGCCTAATGTCTAACCGCTTTGTCCGTAATTGGGTCTGAACTctcagagaggaaaacagcatgACGGCAGCAACATGTTAGCACATTCtctgttatgttcatacaatgTTGAACTGACCTGAGCGGTATTGTGATGGCGATGTAACGGTCTATGGCGATGGCCAGCAGGCTGAAGATGGAGCTCTGGGTGAGCACCAGCACAAAACAAGCAATGAAGAGGCAGCCATAGAAGTTGGAGCAGAAGCCAGTGCTGATGACGATGGCGAAGGGGATACCCAGCACTCCCACAGCAATGTCTGCCACCGCCAGGGACACCACAAAGAAGTTGGTGATGTTCTGCAGGTTGCTGTTGAGGCAGACGGCCCAGCAGACCAGCACATTGCCCAGCACGGATAGTATGGCGATCAGCAGTTCCACCACAATGTAGATGACAGAGGAAGCATCGTTCAGCATGGTGAGAGGAGCAGCGAGGTCACTGAGGAGGAAGGAGGACCACTCTCCTCAAGGTCCATAGCTGCAGGCTGGTAGCGGTGGCCTCACCCTGTAGGGCTTAACTCACTGCCTGGGACTATGGCTGAGCTCTCCAAACACAGAGACCACTTCACCTTAAAGCCTCTTAGAAGTCCCACAGTTGGTGGTCAGAGAAGCAGTCCAACCTTCTGTTATCTTATCTGTTGTCCTGTCTGGTGCTCTCCTCTCAAGTTCTTCCCCTCACTGTTGCACAATTTAGCATGAAACTCCAATGGGGCTGAGACTGAGCCAGGAAGCGATCACAAGTGTCATACCGCTGCAGATAAAGGGAAGAAAGAGTGAATAAAGTGGAAGTGCTGAATGCCAAAACAGGAAATGATTGCAGAAAATACCAATGAATATTACAATGATAATTTCCATCAAATATTAACCACGTTTGAAGTCAAACAATAAATATGATGGTGTATTATCTGACATGATACACTGGAATGTCCAATGTAGCAAGGAAAATACACTGTAACGTAACAATTTCAGTGTTTACTTTACATTAACTGTACTGTATTCCTCATAAAACTGCTGTTCATCATCATTCATACTCGATCGAAAACCAACATCAAGATCTGAAATAGTCACCCCAGTAAAGTACCTGGGCAACTGTAGTGTTCATGTTAACACATGATAACTGGCTTCCCACCAATCATTCTTTACCCCATTAACAACAGTCACTGAACTGTAAACCAGGGGTCAGGGGAAATATAACCAGCGTCAGAATGACACGATGGTGTTATGGAGCTACTATCCCAGTGAGTTAAATGTCAGCTGTACCAGAGAGAGGAAACAATATGCTTCAGGGACTGGAATGTTCTATATGTCCCCATGAGATTTCCCAACCCCTGCCTGATAAGGGGAGAGGAGTCTTGAGGACGTCCAGAGAAAGATTCACTAAATGAGGTTATGAGAACACCAAACGAATCATTTTGATTTTGTTAGATGGGTGTCGTCATGCTCAAGACAAAAAAGAAAAGGAAAACCATTCAAGTAGTGCAGTGTGTGATTTGAGAATACAGCAGGCATAATATACACTCCACAATTGTTTTAATTTAGGTCTAATTTGTCAATCAACTGAGGTCACTGTGCAACACTGAATTCCCTGGAATTGTATGTGAGAGTGAAGAGGTTTCCAAGCTCCTTCCGTACAGAACTCTCATCGTGTTTATGGAGGAGAATTCCCACGGTGAAGCCAAGGATGTTTTCGAAGGTTACTCCTTGTTTCAGGAGATAGCAGCTGTGCTGGAACTGAAAGGCCTTTTTACTCTCAGAAACATTTTCCTTCTGGTGGGACTGAGGTTCTTTCTCCCGACCGATCTCAGGCACTGTATACGTTTCCAtactgttttaactttatcacacacatacagtataaggTGCAAAAATAGGCGGTTGCAAACTGTATGTATGTAGTCATAGAGTAGTACTCTGTAGGAAAGCCTAATATGGCTACATTTCTATACTGCATGTGAGAAAGGAAGAGGCATAATTATGTTCACCATCACACAGACCGAGTCACAAGTGAAGGTGCAAAGAGGTACATTTAATATAGAGGTTACAACTGAATTAGAAGTGATATCTCAATGTGaaccgtgtgtgtgtgaccctgtcCCAGTCACCTTACAACAGCTAGGTAATAACACGGTATTTCAGTTGTTCTCTTTGACAGCACTTGAGGGGCATGAATAGTCAATCATGTCAAATGCATTTATATTCCATCCTGAAATGTTTCTCAACAGTTGTAGCCAACAAGAGTTCTGAGAGTATTCTGCTCAACAGTGGGTCCTGGTGGTTGGATGTAAACCAAAGGGGTGTATTCGAAGTGCATTGATATCTCAATTGAAAGGTCCTGTATGTTTCAGATTGACACAAATGTAAAAGAATTGAAATAATGTCCATGAATAGAAACCAACTGAGCATACAGGGCCTTAATAAATGCACATAAACAGCTTAATGTATAACTGTTTGCCCAGAAAACACTTTAGTAGATTACCTGGAAAAGTCAAATCATTGTGGTAAAACCTGCTACATCCTGTTCACATGTGGAAACCTATACCTGGCAAACCCTCAAACATTATCCTTACCAGAAAGTGACAGTATTATTCCCTggctctctcgtctccctcctgtGACTCCCTATCAAAAAAGGGAGTAGACCAGAACATACAACGGAATTTGTGTAAATACAATGTCTAGAAATCGATCAAGTAATTCCAAACACTCCCCAAATTGTACCGAGCACAATTGtccataaaaaaaaaaacttggcaTAGGCTACTGTCCAGTTTCTGTATACCTGGCTGAAAATGATTTTGATCGCACCAGGATCAATAACTGTTGTGTAAACTTTCAAAATATTTAATTAGGCTATTCGTGAATTGGATTTAAATAAAATACTCTAAATAGAAATACAAACCCTTGGACTTCTATCTAATGCTATTCTAATCCTATTTTCAATTTCTAAAAAACGTACCTTTTCAATATATCCCTCGACGTGTCTTATTCCAAATGAATCACAACCTAATCGAAATAGTTTGCATCATGCCAATAAACATCGCTCGAATAAAATAATTCACATTATAGGCCTACGCTTTTTAAGTGGCGTAAAATAGAACGCGCGTTGTAAAGGATCATAGCTGGGGAACGTAATCTGATAGGCAATTTGTGCGCTCCCACTGTTTGACTACTGATGCTTAAACCGATTCTCCTCGGTTCAATATCGCACAGGCGGACCAGACTGACACGTGACCCCAGCAGCACAACATAGGATAATAGTCAAATGCTTTTGGGAACTTGGGCAGAAAAAGTTGACATCAATCAACTGAGGCCAAGAGGACAATCTCGGAGTTTATTTCAATAagatttatttttcacaaaagcATGTGTAAGGTGTCAATTCACGCTGTTATTTGAGATTTTCTGAGATTAGCCTATTCAATAAATAAATTATGAAACGTTGAAGAAAAACATAATTCTTCCAATAAATGTTTAAGAAAAAATTATTTGTACAGTGCATGTTCTAAATGTAAATGTGCGGGTTAATGGCGCTCATGCAGCATTTGCAGTGATACGGCCTCTGCAGAATTCAgtgcattcatacttcttgcgctAAATCAGAGCTGTTGAGCAGAACTGTTGTGATGGAAGTTGTCAACgtagtgagtttgtgtttatacaggacctgcTGCtcccacctaccgtcaaccaaccATGTCAATGTAGACCTATAAGGTgccctccgcattgttacaacatttgggAGGCGCATGGCAATTCGGTATggagctcaatttggcctctgcatgcATCTAGAGGCTCTTCGTCACACATATGGAGTCTCCTATCACATTTTCAGATCAAGCATAAATGGACTTTTAGGGTAGGGGTGTAGGCCTTCACTTCATCACATATAGTCTGGCGTTGTAGACGGGTtaaagccaatttatgcttgatctgaAAATGTGGTTGGAGGCTCCATCTCAAAGTAAATGCTGTATGGCCACTGCAGAAAAACATATTTACCATGCATTGCCTTAAATTAGCAACTGGGGGTGAGTTCAGGTGAACAAAAACTGACCCCCACATCCCTAACataggaaaaaaaaaaaaaaaaaagtttggtcTGATTTGTTATTCAGAATAAAACACATGGAAGGGAATGCATTGTGATTGAGCTCTTCATCTGGTATACACTGTAAAACCTATCTTCCCCTCTGCTAATATTTGTCATGTTAGCAATAGACTTTACAGGCTATGGACTTCATCTTTGACATTTGAACAGATATTATCCCAAGACTTGGGAATGAGATCACTGGCTAAAGTTTACATTCGATTGTGCGTATTGGAAATATTCAGGTCTTAAATCAGAATATATTTTCATCTCCATATGATCCTCTTCACTTGGGTTGTATTGTGTGCAAGCTAAAATAATACACCATTACTGGGGGGGGGGTCACTTTGATATGAATCCCAAGTCTTTACAATAAAATATACATGTTTCTTTGTTAAAACCTTAAAATCTTAATCTGTTCAACAGTTACCAAACAGTTCATAGAGAAACAGCTTATTCAGCTTATTATTATTGAATCTGGGTATTATCACATCATTCCACTTCcacaaaaatacagaaatactcctgagcagcatgccaattgcatctTCCCTCAAATCtttgacatctgtggcattgtgttgtgtgacaacggcacattttagagtggcctttactGTCCCCAgcccaaggtgcacctgtgtaatgattatgctgatTAATCTGCTTCttggtatgccacacctgtcaagtggatggattagtTTGGCACAGGataaatgcttactaacaggaatgtaaacaaatttgtgcacaaaaattAAGAGAAAATAAGCTTTTGGtgcaacatttctgggatcttatatttcagctcatgaaaaatgggaccaacactttacatgttgcgtttatatttttgttcagtgtatatcgcTCCTTATCAGAACAAAGGCTGCTGCTGTATTCCAAATACCACAGGCTAGCGGACTGAATTAAACACTTCATTCATCACAATCTAATTTGATCTAAATTATCCCAGTAGTTTTAATATGCCCTGGCCCTACAAAGTAGAGTTAATATTAGTGTTGCCTGTTTCACGAGCGAGGAATGTTTTTTGTTTATCAGTGCCTTCATTCACTTTAGACCAGTAATCTGATAATACATTCAGGGCAACAGTTAAATCATAGCCTCTTACTCTATAAAAAGGGGGATATGACTGAATTAACCACATGGCAAATTAATTTATGCCTTCACAAAACATAACACATTCCTGTTGCAATGATTATTTAATATTACTGGTCTGCAAAACAAAACAATATAAATACAGATAAGCCTTTATTGTTTTTTTACCGAATTGTTGATTATCATAATGTGCATTTGGCTTACTTCCCTACACCATACTCTTGATATTATCATTACCCAATCAACAGGATACATTTTGATTCAAGACACTCCATTGGAAATTCATATTGTGGCAATCATGActtagagacagaatgagacaaaAGGAAACATGGGTCTCTTGGCCTCCTTATTGCCAAGTAATACTCTGGCAAGAATGACATATATTTGTAGGCAAAAGGCACCATTAATAAGAACCAAAAGAAAGCAGCTTAGAAAAACATCAACCTTTCAAGTAAACAGAATTAACCTCTAACGGACccgtaaaaataaaaacatgcttTAAAGTTCTTTTCACATTTTCTTTTGTGAAGTAGTGTAGAAAGAAACGGAAGAAAATGCAGAGCGAAATACAGAAGCCATGGAAAATATGAGCAACTTATTGAATTAAATCAAGCAAAATCAGACCAATGTTCTTCAGTGGTGAATTAAATGTCAAGATGGTATCATCCTGATATTTTAACACATTGTATTATCTAATAGGTCAACTACATTCTGTCTACACTGTACAGTTGAGTAGAATGTTAGGGCAAGGTTTCAGTCCTCATAGATCACAACATGAAGGACCACTTATCAATACCAATGTCCATTGGAACATGATCAAGAGATTCCATTTTTAACACTTGGCAAGAAGTAGCTTCACATAATAGAATAATTGCAGACCAACTAGTGTTTGGATCCAATGCAAATCAAATTTAAGACAGGGTTGCAGTATAGCAATGGGAATCATAAATACATGAGTTAGCGTTGACATACCGTGCTCACTGTTCAATAGTAAATACCGTacatgataatgataataataacagtCACAGCACATGCGCTCTCACAAATGAGTGTTTATCCATACAATAGACCACCAACACAACATTTAACCGCCCAGTCTTACTCTCCAACCACACTGATCGACACACAAAAAACAAGCAATTGTGTTTCAAGTTGTGCTTGTCAAACACCATGCAGTGCACCTGTACAGCTGGTGGGAAGGTGGCTTGGCAAGCAGACAGGCGCAAATGTGCTTTTAAATATATTCAGAAAATGTTGTCCCTACAAAGTTATGGTCACATGCGAGTGTGTTAGATCATAGACGTAAGGGGGCCTAAGCCTAAAATGGTACACCAACGAGGGAGTATCGATTGCATACTGTACCATTCTGAAATGATACAGGAGTGTGGTTGGGACCACATGAAAGGCAAATCGTCATCATACATTATGAGTTTAGGAGAGACATCAGTGCAGCAGTGTGATGAAAAGTCATAGATTCACATTATATGAAGTTTACATTAACATTTGTAACACTTGCATCACTACACTCCGAGGTGGATTAAACCATGCTAATTAACCCACACAAACTTCAATAAGCAGAGGCTCAATAACATAACACAGTCATTCTTCATTCCAATATCTTTCTTGGTGACTATGTAAACTACATAGAATTGATTTACACATGATTAGTGTCAGTACAGCTTTATCAATAAAGTCAATTGGGTGGCAAGTGATAACACGAAGAaagctcaaatataaaatgtaccaTTGAGTTCCTTGTGCATCTCTTGTAGttagtattccccccccccatgTTAAATGTGACTAGCAAGATGGAGTATATCAAGTCAGAGTTAGGTTACACACACAATAACTTAGTCATTGTTGAGCTCAGAGtgtctaataacacacaaatcttacagttcaagacaactggactGTGACCAATCTTGGGAGTTTCAGTCTGCTGTTGGTGGAAGTAATGTGTCAAAACAAACAATGTGTTAATACATTTGGCTCCAGCAGCAAAACGGATGCGTTCTGCATCTGAAAAAAACTCTTCCCCTATCATGATTGATGACAACAACAAGAGAACATCCAACCCTGAGACTCAACATGCTGGGGAAACATTTACCACAATCAAATCACCAAGAGCTAGGACTTTTTTGGAAGTCTAGCCCTTGACT includes:
- the LOC124035178 gene encoding adenosine receptor A2b-like → MLNDASSVIYIVVELLIAILSVLGNVLVCWAVCLNSNLQNITNFFVVSLAVADIAVGVLGIPFAIVISTGFCSNFYGCLFIACFVLVLTQSSIFSLLAIAIDRYIAITIPLRYNSLVTGQRAKGIIAVCWVLSIIIGLTPMLGWNKSTERPNSTCSPGLMECLFEEVVVMDYMVYFNFFACVLMPLLLMLVIYLQIFMAARHQLKLIELKAVHGGKSHSILQKEVQAAKSLAIIVGLFAICWLPLHIINCFTLFCPQCARPPLWIIYVAIILSHGNSVVNPFIYAYRIREFRHTFRRIIRRHFLGLHRRQLFESGGSTRTSTHNSVCGSVRVKANCLSFDLHTEHNTCSCESHVTPAGAVLTSAPIHNHPLSVISFHNHNVSSPLPQPLIQTQTQPLCHPLQYGDHQQSPKGPEMEEVKDRQDLSPVQVKSLFYKHKTCFTKLSGVS